The following are from one region of the Leptospira saintgironsiae genome:
- a CDS encoding LIC11086 family outer membrane transporter: MFLIFKKNHLLIFIKLIAFLFFIFLGGEIFAHHAGEGQNMTSSTRFIDPFTGKREKPSDYLLISQDFQKGTIDNSNLYTTTVFGEFNFAGGKYAANFSAPWTYYEQKDRSDASRYGKAFVGAKWNPLIDTGWPFFIILEGRLGFPSGGDTDKFAGGDYYSGIANLTLGATWKQFLFVLRGSGIFPLSKDHANLDTQSGLPYWAQSSTTQNTETHPEIQKITQWFAYITYFWSKDFSVFGGLLYRTPYVNVIGGGSLLEEDSETQKKFPKAFKEASLGFNYTLTKGTYLTIAGRLPLIRDPEIRLYDYAITTSISFELPEWRDSSKKSEKEVDEFESEEDLEKK; this comes from the coding sequence ATGTTTCTAATATTCAAAAAAAATCATCTATTAATTTTCATAAAACTTATTGCATTTCTATTCTTCATCTTTTTAGGCGGAGAAATTTTTGCCCACCATGCAGGAGAAGGCCAGAATATGACTTCTTCTACAAGGTTTATCGATCCTTTTACAGGAAAAAGGGAGAAACCTTCTGATTATCTTTTGATCAGCCAGGATTTTCAAAAAGGTACAATTGATAATTCTAATCTCTACACTACCACTGTGTTTGGAGAGTTCAATTTTGCAGGTGGTAAATATGCCGCAAACTTCAGTGCTCCATGGACTTATTATGAGCAGAAGGATAGAAGTGACGCTTCTCGTTACGGCAAAGCATTCGTTGGAGCCAAATGGAATCCTTTGATAGATACTGGCTGGCCATTCTTTATTATTTTAGAAGGTAGACTTGGTTTTCCTTCTGGCGGTGATACAGATAAATTTGCAGGTGGAGATTATTATTCAGGTATTGCGAACCTAACCTTAGGCGCCACTTGGAAACAGTTCTTATTTGTTCTTAGGGGTTCTGGGATTTTTCCTCTTTCTAAAGATCATGCGAATCTGGACACTCAATCTGGACTTCCCTATTGGGCGCAAAGCTCTACTACTCAAAATACAGAAACTCATCCTGAGATCCAAAAGATCACCCAGTGGTTTGCATATATTACCTATTTTTGGAGTAAAGATTTCAGTGTTTTCGGAGGACTTTTATACAGGACTCCTTATGTGAACGTGATCGGTGGTGGTAGTCTTTTAGAAGAAGATTCAGAAACCCAGAAAAAATTCCCGAAAGCTTTCAAAGAAGCTAGTTTAGGTTTTAATTATACTCTTACTAAAGGTACTTATCTTACGATTGCAGGCCGGCTTCCTTTGATTAGAGATCCCGAGATCAGGCTTTATGATTATGCGATCACTACTTCTATTTCTTTCGAACTTCCCGAATGGAGAGACTCTTCAAAAAAATCGGAGAAGGAAGTAGATGAGTTCGAATCGGAAGAAGATTTAGAGAAGAAATAG
- a CDS encoding LIC_11321 family protein codes for MMNFRTLILVFAFSYLCSIATSVLGVSPEPTKDTKNQESAPKKEKPSKTQGCCRIKYEGGGIDYFPSTEEECVAKSGFQSFEKNSALCFQSLWD; via the coding sequence TTGATGAATTTTCGAACTTTGATCTTGGTTTTTGCCTTTAGTTATCTTTGTTCGATCGCGACTTCCGTCTTGGGGGTTTCTCCTGAGCCTACTAAGGATACCAAGAACCAAGAGTCAGCACCCAAAAAAGAAAAACCTTCCAAGACACAAGGATGTTGTAGGATCAAATACGAGGGTGGAGGAATAGATTATTTTCCTTCCACCGAGGAAGAATGTGTGGCCAAGTCGGGTTTCCAAAGTTTCGAAAAAAATTCAGCCCTATGTTTCCAATCTCTTTGGGATTGA
- a CDS encoding LA_0442/LA_0875 N-terminal domain-containing protein yields MKNLRSILPGPKSLSASVIFLTIVFSQVSAETILLKNGEKTYGTVIDQSTDTVTILKETKRQTLAKSQILKIIFKDIKDETELAKLFEAEKKKLNKDGKKPEKEEQLDTILLEQMIKENSYKAVQKRLALIEKYIDEQDSSWEEYISANRNPWEPVWKSAILPGWGLSTMKHENYARAYQIAIGLSFLVAIGGSQAATEQHNKAENRMSKILFEDPVTYAQIQGSGITGASVIVTKMQSDSISEYNSFKSKENQYETYSRTGLYMGVGLYLIQLAQSYFLGQKWATHNIIQTPSGEAVKEGFNFKSNYMPIAAGGASNLWEYRTDLRYVSSF; encoded by the coding sequence ATGAAAAATCTCCGCTCAATTCTACCAGGACCTAAGTCCTTATCAGCTTCCGTTATATTCCTTACGATCGTATTCAGCCAAGTTTCGGCGGAAACGATCCTTTTAAAAAACGGTGAAAAAACCTATGGAACTGTAATCGATCAATCTACTGACACTGTTACAATTCTAAAAGAAACCAAAAGACAAACCTTAGCTAAGTCCCAGATCTTAAAGATCATCTTCAAAGATATCAAGGACGAGACGGAACTTGCAAAATTATTCGAGGCTGAAAAAAAGAAGCTGAACAAAGACGGCAAGAAGCCTGAGAAAGAAGAACAATTAGACACCATTCTTCTGGAACAAATGATCAAGGAGAACAGTTATAAGGCGGTCCAAAAGCGTTTAGCCTTGATCGAGAAGTACATAGACGAACAAGATTCAAGTTGGGAAGAATATATTTCTGCTAACAGAAATCCTTGGGAGCCTGTTTGGAAATCTGCAATCCTACCGGGTTGGGGACTTTCTACAATGAAACATGAGAATTATGCAAGGGCTTATCAGATTGCAATCGGTCTTTCTTTCCTCGTTGCAATCGGTGGAAGCCAAGCAGCAACAGAACAACATAATAAAGCTGAGAATCGTATGAGCAAAATTTTATTCGAAGATCCAGTTACTTATGCACAGATCCAAGGTTCAGGTATTACTGGAGCTTCAGTTATAGTAACTAAAATGCAATCGGATAGTATTTCAGAATATAATTCCTTTAAGAGTAAAGAGAACCAATACGAGACTTATAGCAGAACAGGACTTTATATGGGTGTTGGTTTGTATTTAATTCAATTAGCTCAGAGTTATTTTTTAGGCCAAAAATGGGCCACTCATAATATAATCCAAACTCCTTCCGGAGAAGCTGTGAAAGAAGGTTTTAATTTCAAAAGTAATTATATGCCTATTGCTGCAGGTGGCGCGAGTAATCTTTGGGAATACCGCACCGACCTGAGATATGTAAGTTCTTTCTAA
- a CDS encoding cysteine synthase A, translating to MEIKKGFADAIGNTPLIRLNYYSDLTGCEILGKAEFLNPGGSVKDRAALFIIEEAEKKGLLKPGGTVVEGTAGNTGIGLVHICNAKGYKCLIVIPDTQSKEKIDLLRTLGAEVRTVPAVPYKDPGNYVKVSARIAEETPNAIWANQFDNVANRLAHYHTTGPEIWRQTEGKVDAWLASLGTGGTFSGTAMFLKEKNPKIKTIAAEPYGSAIYNFVKKGELSSEGNSFTEGIGNGRITENMKDAPFDDAIRVTDEECLEFIYTLLRKDGLFVGGSSGINVGAAVKLAKELGPGKTIVTILADSGARYQSRLYDQDWLKSKGYSIPEV from the coding sequence ATGGAGATCAAAAAAGGTTTTGCAGATGCGATTGGGAATACTCCTCTCATCCGTTTAAATTATTATTCGGACCTAACAGGTTGTGAAATTTTAGGAAAAGCTGAATTCTTAAATCCTGGAGGTTCCGTAAAAGATAGGGCCGCATTATTTATCATTGAGGAAGCAGAGAAGAAGGGACTTTTAAAGCCAGGCGGAACAGTAGTCGAAGGCACTGCGGGAAATACTGGAATAGGGCTCGTACATATCTGTAATGCAAAAGGATATAAATGTTTGATCGTAATTCCGGACACTCAATCCAAAGAAAAGATAGATCTACTTAGAACACTTGGTGCAGAAGTAAGAACAGTTCCTGCAGTTCCTTATAAAGATCCGGGAAACTATGTAAAAGTTTCTGCTCGTATCGCAGAAGAAACTCCGAATGCCATCTGGGCAAATCAATTCGACAATGTGGCAAACCGTTTGGCACATTATCATACTACAGGACCTGAGATCTGGAGACAAACAGAGGGAAAAGTGGATGCTTGGCTTGCATCTTTAGGAACAGGAGGAACATTCAGCGGGACTGCGATGTTCTTAAAGGAAAAAAATCCTAAGATCAAAACAATCGCTGCAGAACCTTATGGATCAGCAATTTATAATTTTGTAAAAAAGGGTGAACTAAGCTCAGAAGGAAATTCTTTCACAGAAGGAATTGGTAACGGAAGAATTACTGAAAATATGAAAGATGCACCTTTTGATGATGCGATCCGAGTTACAGACGAAGAATGTTTAGAGTTTATTTATACACTTCTCCGCAAAGACGGATTGTTTGTAGGTGGATCTAGCGGGATCAATGTAGGTGCTGCAGTAAAACTTGCAAAAGAGCTGGGACCAGGAAAAACAATAGTCACAATACTTGCGGACAGTGGAGCAAGATACCAGTCCAGGTTATACGACCAGGACTGGTTGAAATCGAAAGGATATTCTATTCCAGAAGTTTAG
- a CDS encoding class I fructose-bisphosphate aldolase, with translation MLDKIKSALGAEADSLLNHVSKTIPKETLTIPGPNYIDEIFAKTDRNNSVLKNFQSIYNTGRLAGTGYLSILPVDQGIEHSAGASFAKNPAYFDPENIVKLAIEGGCNAVASTLGVLGLVSRQYAHKIPFVVKINHNELLSYPNKFDQILFANVEQAFDMGAAAVGATIYFGSDESSRQIQEISEAFHRAHELGLVTILWAYLRNDGFKNDKADYHIATDLTGQANHLAATIQADIVKQKLPETNLGGFRDLKFGKKDDKMYTDLSSDHPIDMARYQVANCYMGKIGLINSGGPSGSNDLGDAVKAAVINKRAGGMGLISGRKAFQKPMKDGVALLNAIQDVYLSKDVTIA, from the coding sequence ATGTTAGATAAAATCAAGAGCGCATTAGGTGCGGAAGCGGATTCTCTCTTAAATCATGTCTCTAAAACCATCCCCAAGGAAACCCTGACCATCCCTGGTCCAAATTACATTGACGAAATTTTTGCTAAGACTGACAGAAATAACTCTGTACTTAAAAATTTCCAATCCATCTACAACACTGGACGTCTTGCAGGAACAGGATATCTTTCCATTCTTCCTGTGGACCAAGGGATTGAGCATAGCGCGGGTGCTTCTTTCGCTAAAAACCCTGCTTATTTCGATCCAGAAAATATCGTAAAACTTGCAATCGAAGGCGGATGTAACGCAGTTGCTTCCACTCTTGGAGTTTTAGGATTAGTATCTCGTCAGTACGCTCACAAGATTCCTTTTGTAGTTAAGATCAATCATAACGAACTTCTAAGCTATCCAAACAAATTCGACCAGATCCTCTTTGCAAATGTAGAGCAGGCATTCGATATGGGAGCAGCTGCCGTAGGAGCTACAATCTATTTCGGTTCTGACGAAAGTTCCAGACAGATCCAAGAGATCTCTGAAGCTTTCCACAGAGCTCATGAACTAGGACTCGTAACTATTCTTTGGGCTTATCTCAGAAATGATGGATTCAAAAACGATAAAGCTGATTATCATATCGCTACTGACCTTACTGGACAAGCAAACCATTTGGCTGCTACTATCCAGGCAGATATCGTAAAACAAAAATTGCCTGAAACTAACTTAGGTGGATTCAGAGATCTGAAATTCGGTAAAAAAGATGATAAGATGTATACTGATCTTTCTTCCGATCATCCGATCGATATGGCAAGATACCAAGTAGCAAATTGTTACATGGGTAAAATTGGTCTGATCAACTCTGGTGGACCTTCCGGTTCTAATGATCTTGGTGATGCGGTAAAAGCTGCAGTTATCAACAAAAGAGCTGGTGGAATGGGACTTATCTCCGGAAGAAAGGCGTTCCAAAAGCCTATGAAAGACGGGGTAGCCTTATTAAACGCGATCCAAGACGTATATCTTTCTAAAGACGTAACAATCGCTTAA
- a CDS encoding ATP-binding response regulator, translating into MSSSSEQPNILIVEDEWLLSFNLQKTLQNLGYKVAGVAANGQDAQSIFKETDPDLVLMDISIEGDMDGIQTAQHIQRIKDVPIVFMTAYTDDSTFMRAMDAASTYAYITKPFQNHQLKSSIEIALRQQKRLGIVKESGKEFKNVIQSISEGAVSLDGEGNIIFLNHSAEELTGWTLEEALGKPGDVVLSFIQTQIGSGEHPDNLGHNLRYIPAVLVRKDDRKIRVGFRVSPIRDEANRIVGSIVTFSELDLLSVSEKRISEMEKVIQSEKRLESIQKLAAGIAHEINNPLMGVINYGNIIRNKKDLPADIRNYARVIIEQGERISGIIRNLILFSRSDNEEPVWCKLDDILAGVEGIISELLKSKNLEISKNIPADMPDVFLKQNQIKEVLYYLLYFYADGVGSDLKGSTIHFNAGLEDTKTDSGPYLDIRLSGTLNGELDPENAFQPFERIQSDDSRIGMGLSVCYGIIQSNHGKLDVQKSSSGTDFHIRLPVQIK; encoded by the coding sequence ATGAGTTCTTCTTCAGAACAACCGAATATTCTAATCGTCGAAGACGAGTGGCTTCTATCTTTCAACCTCCAAAAGACTCTCCAAAATTTAGGTTATAAGGTTGCGGGAGTCGCTGCGAACGGTCAAGACGCTCAATCTATTTTTAAAGAAACAGATCCAGATCTAGTTCTTATGGATATCTCTATCGAAGGAGATATGGATGGGATACAAACTGCACAACATATCCAAAGGATCAAAGACGTTCCTATTGTTTTTATGACTGCCTATACTGACGACTCCACGTTTATGAGAGCGATGGATGCGGCTTCTACTTATGCTTATATAACTAAACCATTTCAGAATCACCAACTTAAGTCTTCTATAGAGATCGCACTTCGCCAGCAAAAACGTTTGGGAATTGTTAAGGAAAGTGGCAAAGAATTTAAGAATGTGATCCAAAGTATTTCGGAAGGTGCAGTCTCTCTGGACGGCGAGGGAAATATTATATTTCTAAATCATTCTGCAGAAGAGCTGACAGGCTGGACCCTGGAAGAGGCTCTCGGAAAACCCGGAGATGTGGTTCTTTCTTTTATCCAAACTCAAATCGGTTCAGGAGAACATCCTGATAATTTAGGTCATAATCTCAGATATATTCCAGCGGTCCTTGTTAGAAAGGATGATAGAAAGATCAGGGTAGGATTCAGAGTTTCGCCTATTAGAGATGAGGCAAATCGTATTGTAGGAAGTATCGTAACCTTCTCCGAATTGGACCTTCTATCCGTATCTGAAAAAAGGATCTCGGAAATGGAGAAGGTAATCCAATCCGAAAAAAGATTGGAGTCCATCCAGAAATTGGCGGCGGGTATCGCTCACGAGATCAATAATCCTCTTATGGGTGTGATCAATTACGGAAATATTATCCGTAATAAAAAGGACCTTCCTGCTGATATTCGAAATTACGCAAGAGTGATCATAGAGCAAGGAGAAAGGATCTCCGGTATTATCCGAAATCTGATCTTATTTTCTAGATCTGATAATGAAGAGCCTGTTTGGTGTAAGTTGGATGATATTCTCGCCGGGGTAGAAGGGATTATCTCCGAATTATTAAAATCTAAAAATCTTGAGATCTCAAAAAATATTCCAGCCGATATGCCGGATGTCTTCTTAAAGCAGAATCAAATTAAAGAAGTATTATATTATCTTTTATATTTTTATGCGGATGGTGTTGGCTCCGATCTGAAAGGAAGTACGATCCATTTTAACGCAGGGTTAGAAGATACTAAAACAGATTCAGGACCATATCTGGACATTCGACTTTCAGGAACCTTGAACGGAGAGTTAGACCCTGAGAATGCTTTCCAACCTTTTGAAAGGATACAATCAGATGACTCCAGGATAGGGATGGGGCTTTCCGTTTGTTACGGGATCATTCAATCCAATCATGGAAAACTGGATGTTCAAAAGTCCAGCTCGGGTACTGATTTCCATATCCGTCTTCCAGTCCAGATTAAATAA
- a CDS encoding CBS domain-containing protein, which produces MLVKDILEKKDRKILSVEPNTTVWEAIRFMTKYDIGSVIVLKEGKLAGIFTERDLLHFASTDREAVFEKTVADLMSTTLTTMQPNDQVDEVLSIMLKKRIRHMPILDGNRLVGIVSIGDAVKAKIAKTEEENKNLKNYIYSESGFI; this is translated from the coding sequence ATGCTGGTAAAAGATATCTTGGAAAAAAAGGACCGAAAGATCCTCTCGGTGGAACCCAATACCACCGTTTGGGAAGCGATCCGATTTATGACCAAGTATGATATAGGTTCAGTGATCGTGCTGAAAGAAGGGAAACTCGCCGGTATATTTACAGAAAGGGATTTACTTCATTTTGCCTCCACAGATCGGGAAGCAGTATTCGAGAAAACAGTGGCAGATCTAATGTCCACTACATTGACTACTATGCAACCGAACGACCAAGTGGATGAAGTTCTTTCTATTATGCTAAAAAAAAGGATCCGGCACATGCCAATTCTGGATGGGAACAGATTGGTGGGGATAGTCTCTATCGGAGATGCTGTAAAAGCAAAAATCGCGAAAACAGAAGAAGAGAATAAAAACTTAAAAAATTATATATATAGTGAATCCGGATTTATCTGA